From the Trifolium pratense cultivar HEN17-A07 linkage group LG4, ARS_RC_1.1, whole genome shotgun sequence genome, the window AAATACGCAAAATAATCGAAAATTTATGTCTGTAAGAAAAAATTGATCAGTTATGTTATGTGTAAACTAATTCTCACTCTTCAAAGGAAAAATTATGAGTTCAATTCTGTCTTAGAAGATTGTAAAGCcttattttaattagtttttattttgaaactaTCATGTTGAATTCACTATAAGGGATTAATTAAGTGATAAAAaccaaattaattatataaaaaaacgGATAGGATAAACCCACGAACCAACAGAATTAATTCGTCTAACACACAATTTTAACTGTTCAATCCACATGAGCAAAAATACAATCagattaaaaataattgattttaagtCCGTGCAGATTGCGGATTAAACAACCTGCCCGTGAACATTGAACTATATACTCAGCTCTACTTGAAGCACTCTTTGATGTTAGACCAAGTGCAATGGTGGTGTTGAAATGAGTTTCAACTGCAAAAAATTGGCCAATGGGGTGTTGAACATGGTGTTGAAAATGACATGGTGTTGAACACTGATGGAGGGGACACTTGGCGAATTTTTCTTGGTCCAGAGGGGCGCGTGCATGCCAAGCGCAGACGGGAGGGAGTGGCGTTCAGGAAACGcggagagagagaaaaaagcTGTGACACATGGCTGCATTCGATTGGTTCTCCGGATTTTTATCCaattaatactttgaactcaattatttcatagcaaattaattttttattttttcaccaaaattcataatttttttttgtctataaatagagacttggttcatttgatttggacacaaaaaaaaaaacaacagattttttcactataataatcttattattatcttcctattagtgttaatcttgacgtattaatcttttttttagtaaaatggATCCCAATAATCACTTCAACAACACCCTAAATTCTTCTAatcatcccaacaattatcaaaatccaaatcaatttttcaaccaacatcctcaaaacatacctaattttggtttaacaccaaatttcaaccaatcatcCTTTGTTCCAAACTTTCATCCATATTATGGATCTATGCTGAGAAATTCATCTCAAACACcccaattttaaattatttgtatcgtactaattacgttatttgtgtgttgcattgcattttaaattatttgtatcgtactaattacgttacttgtgtgttatattttaaattaagttaagatgatttgtatcgtatgaattatttaaataaattttgtttttattacaaaaaactaaaatataaatcgttaagtgttaattattttaatttaattttaatcgataattgtaattttatttaaggctaatgttaacatgtgcatatatgacacatgttaaggtagtaaaaatagaaattatgtcttagaatttgtgtattttaacttttcaagcattaaatgtcttgtatcattaaatattaaatttctatattaagataccttatcatgtgccctatatgcacatgttaacaaaccctttatttaatcataaaaacaaaaatataaatttaaataagaatatgaaataaaaagtgatGAGATAGAGAAAACGgtggggtagagtgttgaatgaaaaaactattggagaGGATAAAAGTTCAATGTGTGTTGAATAATTAGGtggaaaaaagagaaaatgatgtggagggTTGGGAAATGAAAAAATACCGTTGAAAGTTTGTGACCATTGTACATGGTCTTACACAAAACCTATTTTGAATGATTTGGATTATTTAAAGTTCGATCCAACGGCTCTCCATTGATTCCACCAATATAGCCGCCCTAGAGATAGATCCGAACTGGCAACTCCATCCAATATTGACTAGGACTACATCATCTGATCACACGCGCCACCACACCACGCGTAACAATATTACCCATTCCCATTCTCCCTCTCTTTCCTTTTCACATCTCTCGTCGAAGTACCCACCATCACCATTCACCACTTCTCTCTGAATTTCGCATATTCACACATCGGGATTCTAAACGCCATcgtttcttcatcatcatcatcatcatcatcatcgtttCTGTATCTGTTATATTAACGTTAATTAACCTATCTAATATAATCTAATTTATCTTAATCTATTCTATAATTTTATGGTTATGGGCGAGTTGACTCAGTCGGAGGTGTACTCGCCGCCGAGAACTCAACAAGTTTGGAAATCACTTTTAAGCTGGTTAGCTTTTTTCTTTCAGATCTTTTCTCAGATTATAAGAAGTCTCGGTCACTATCCTTTACTCTCTtcgtcttcttcatcttcttcttcgtcttcttcttcaacttcttctttcaAACCTCTTCCTTCTGTTGAGCTTCAAGAATACGATTCTCAACCGCCTCCGCCTTCCGCCGTTGAAATCACAGCCGGTTATAACGTCGCCGATCACCACCGCCCTTTCCAAAAACTCACggtattattaatttttaatcagaGTTTATCATAATCAACTActgattgttttttatttatttatttttatgtttatttatgaTTGTGCGAATTTgagatttttgttgttgttattgttttttcttaaaGTTTGTTAGCTATATTTTTCAAGTATTTGGAATTTTGAATTTCTAAGGTGAattgtttttggttttgataTGAGTAGGGTTTCAAAGAGAAAATAGAAACACTATGAGTATGttataatataagaaaacatGGAAATTTCATGTGATTGGCTTATATTACAACCGTTAAGGGTAAACACTTTGGATTGAAAGTCTGTCTGGTGTCTGACGTGTCTGTGTTAGTGTCGTGTTGTGTCTGGTGTCCGACATGGAAATTTTATGTGTTTGACACATTTTAATTGAAGGTTTTTCTGGTGTCCgaacacgtgtcagtgtgtgtTAGTGTCATTTTTGGTTTCCAACTTGCGTTAATGTTGTGTCTGGTGTCCGTGTCGGTGATTCATAAGTGAAATATGCTTTGCTATTTTGCATTTATGTAGTTAATGATGAAGAACTAAAACTTCATTGTGTGCTGCAAAGAtttgttgcttctttttttttttgttttttttgtttgcttcttGTATTCCTTATTGGCTTTGTTGTGTGTTTGCAAGTCAATTTtctgagtgtgtgtgtgtgtgtgttaagATAGTAGGTTTGGTGTGGTATGGTGTGTTGGCTGGTTGAATTCGGAAAGTGGTTGACTTCTATCATCTTAAAGGGTTTTGGAATCATTTGAGATGAATGAAAATGCATTATAATGTTTTGTGACATTTAAAACATGATTGATTCATGTTGCTTACCTACCTCATTGAGTTGagcatttttgttttcttcttgaaGCTAAAAAACCATTATGTCTTGGCGTCATATGATAGATATAATTTTGTTCTTACTTTTTTGTGTCCTGCTCTGGTTCTTTAGTTTGTTAGTAACAAATGATTATGTGTTTGTGCAACTTTTCTCATTGAGCTGCAgtgttgttttaatttatgCATCTCGATTTTTAATCTTTGGCACAAACTTGCAAAAACTCATATTTGGCTTACACGATATGCTACTATTTAGTATTTTAGTGCTCACTTTATGGTTGAAATCAGAGTGTTCCTTGTCAAATATGATTTGCCAGAGtttatagttttattatttgaatgaatgaataaattttAAGTGAATCTGTGAATAGAAGGGCAGACATGCCAGTTGAAAATACTCTGTCAGAAAGTGAGAAAGGAAAAACCATTATAAGGTTGCAAATGATTTCATAATTACAAAGAAGAGactgttataacttataagattGTAAATGATGTCATAGTTacaatgttttcttttttcactTCCTCCTGACCTTAGATCCTCTCCAAATTTTATCACAATTTTCATGTTGCTAATGTAGTTTTTGATCTTATGTGTGTACTTGCAGGTGGTGCTTGACTTGGATGAAACACTAGTATGTGCATATGAGACATCAAGTTTGCCAGCCGCACTACGTTCTCAAGCAATCGAAGCTGGTTTGAATTGGTTTGACCTGGAATGTGTATCTTCTGACAAGGTATGTTACACGTGCCTAATTGCTTATCCCGAACTAGAATCTTATATCCTCACTTGAGCATGTTGGATTTTCAAGGAAGGAGAAGGCAAAccaaaaatcaattatgttaCAGTCTTTGAACGCCCTGGGTTGAAGGAATTCTTATTGAAACTTAGCAAATTTGCTGACTTGGTGCTGTTTACTGCTGGTCTTGAAGGTTTCCTCAAAATACTAAGCTTCACTGttgcatttttttgtttgttgaaatTCTGTTTAATATTTCTGAATGGTATGTGTTATATTTTACAGGCTACGCTAGACCCCTGGTTGACATAATCGACAAGGAAAATCTGTTCAGTCATAGACTTTATCGGCCTTCAACAATTAGCACGTAGGTGCTTCTTCCTTGTTTCTCTTCCAGTACTATGTATTTCTGtaattactccctccatcccacaATGAGTGATCCATTTGCAAAAGAAATTTGTCCCAAAATGAATGACCCTTTTGATTTTCAATGCAACATTCataactttttcttctttccaaTTGTACCTTTTAGTAATACTACTTGCATCACTCAAAAGTCAATATCCTTCGCTTTGCATTTATGATAACGATGAATACACCAATACTTGATATGTGTAAAATGTGTCACTCATTATGGGGCGGAGAGAGTATCTCTTTCTAGTCATTCGTTGCTGATTGTTGGGGAAATATATCTGAATTATTTTTTGCTGATA encodes:
- the LOC123924135 gene encoding carboxy-terminal domain RNA polymerase II polypeptide A small phosphatase 1-like; its protein translation is MVMGELTQSEVYSPPRTQQVWKSLLSWLAFFFQIFSQIIRSLGHYPLLSSSSSSSSSSSSSTSSFKPLPSVELQEYDSQPPPPSAVEITAGYNVADHHRPFQKLTVVLDLDETLVCAYETSSLPAALRSQAIEAGLNWFDLECVSSDKEGEGKPKINYVTVFERPGLKEFLLKLSKFADLVLFTAGLEGYARPLVDIIDKENLFSHRLYRPSTISTEYREHVKDLTCISKDLDRIVIVDNNPFSFVLQPVNGIPCIPFSAGHPHDTQLLDVILPLLKQLSEQNDVRPLLYEKFHMTDWFQKQGIPASSWTV